In Sphaerospermopsis torques-reginae ITEP-024, the genomic window CTTCTTGAGCTTGAGCCGATAGGGTTGTGAGGGTAACTCGTCCTTGTAACAAACGGGATTGACGTTGTTTGTCGGCACGGTCAGCAGCGATCGCTCGTGCTTCTTTTTCGTTCTCAAACACTTCAAACTCATCCCCAGCAGCGGGTACATCACTTAAACCCAGTACCTCAACTGCACAGGAGGGAGTAGCAACTTCTACACGCTTGCCTCGATCATCTACCATTGCCCGGACTTTACCAAATGCTGATCCTGCCACGAGCATATCTCCCACCCGGAGAGTACCGTTTTGAATCAACAAAGTAGCAACAGCGCCCTTAGCTTTATCCAGATGGGCTTCAATCACTGTTCCCTTAGCCACCCGATCTGGGTTAGCGGAAAGTTCAGCGACTTCTGCCACCAGCAGCACCATTTCTAGCAGTATATCCAGGTTTTCGCCCCTGATGGCACTCACAGGAACCATGATCGTCTCACCGCCCCAATCTTCTGCGGTTAAACCATAATTGGTCAGTTCTTGTTTAACCCGCTCTGGTTGCGCCCCTTCTTTGTCAATCTTGTTGATAGCGACAACAATGGGTACACCTGCGGCTTGAGCATGGCTGATCGCTTCTACTGTTTGCGGACGCACACCGTCATCGGCGGCAACCACCAAAATCGCAATATCAGTCACCCGCGCACCTCTAGCCCGCATAGCTGTGAAAGCTTCGTGACCAGGAGTATCCAGGAAGACAATCTGTTGTTGCTTACCATCATGTTCCACATCAACGTGGTATGCGCCGATATGCTGGGTAATACCACCTGCTTCACCCGCAGCGACTTTAGTTTTGCGGATGGAGTCAAGTAGAGTAGTTTTACCGTGGTCTACGTGACCCATAATTGTCACCACAGGAGGACGACGAATCAGATGATCCAGATCCTCAATGTCAATCATTTCTGTGACTTTGCGGGCTTCTGCTTCTGGTTCAGCCGTTTCCACTTCTACCTCTAGTTCTTTAGCTACTAGGGTAATGGTGGGAATATCCAGATTTTGGGTGATACTTACCGCCATGCCTTTCATAAACAGGATTTTGACAATTTCTGTATCGGCAATCACCAAAGCATCCGCCAACTCTTGTACTGTCATTGGTCCTGTGACAACCAGTTTTTCTGGGCGATCGCGCTTGACTTCTACTTCTTGTTGACGGCGGTTTTGATCCCGTTGGGAACCAGACTTTTTATTTTTGGTGGGTGCAGACACCGCCAACGTTGGTTGTTGTGCAGGTCGAGCAGCCTTGGGTTTAGGTGGACGAGCTATAGACAAGCTCACTTGGATAGTAGCTGGAATTTCCAGACCCTCTTCATCCAGTAAATCATCTTCTTCAAAATCATCATCAATGATGGGTTTGGCTCGTTTACCCTTTAGTCCTACCTTGGCTTTTTCTTTGATTTCGTCAATTATTTCTTCGTCCTGCCATTTTTTCCCGCCTTTAGCTGGACGGGGTGGTGTAGGACGTTTCAAATCCAGCAAAGCTGGTGCGATCGGCTCATCTACCAATACCTCTTTTTTAGCTCCTCCAGACATGGGTTTAGGTGGAGTGGCTACAGGCATGGCGGCTACAGGTTCAGCAGGACGTGTTGGCCTGCTGGGTCGTTGCACATCAGTTGATGGTGTGGGTGCAGATTTACTTCCCCTGTGTTCTGGTTTCACAGGTGATGGAGTTGAGCGACCTTGTTTTTGTGGTGTTTGCTCTGATGTTCCTTTATTGCCCCTGGGTTTTGAATGTTCCCTTTCCTCTTCACGCCGTTGCTGACGGTCGCGTTTAAGAATTGGTTTTTCTGTAGGAGATAGCTGTTCTGTGGCAGAGGCTTTTTCTTCCAGAGGTCTTGCTGGTGGACCAACCAGTTGCGGTTTTTGCGGTTTTTCCGGTTTGGGTCGATGACCAGCCGGTTTTTCCGGTTTTTCCGGTTTTATTTTCTCTGGCGCTGGTTGGATACTAGGCTTATGATCTGTTTCTGCCACAGGTTTTTGTGGGGTCTCAGATTGATTCCGGGGTACAGGTCGAGTTGGTGCCGTCGGTTTCATGGGTGAGACTGGTGTAGCGAAAGGCCGTGGAGGTGATGGAGAATTAGCTGTAACTTCGCCATTTACACTATCAGACGAAGCAATTTGGCTATTGGTAGCAACTGACGCTTCTGAGGCGTTGGAGGTAGTGTTTCTCAAGATTTTGGGTTTGCGAATTTCCAAAATTTGTTGTTTATGGGGTGCAGCAGGTCGGTTTCGGGAGCCAGTTTTTTGTGAATTTGGTTTATGGCTGTTTGTACCTAATTCCTTTTTGGGCGTGACACTCGTGGCTGGGAGTTTTTCCGCAGCTTGTCGAATTTGTTCTGCCTCAGTTTCTGAAATCGTGCTGCTATGGCTTTTGACCGCGATGTTGAGCTGGTCGCAAATTGCTAGTAGCTCTTTGTTATCCAAATTCAATTCCTTTGATAATTCGTAGATTCTAACTTTGCCGTTGTTCATCCACTCTTTCCCCTTTAATTTACAGTTTTAACGGATGGTTGCCTGGTTTTCGACATCTCCATCCTTTGATCACTGTTTTTTAGGTTGCCCTTGGTGATGTTGCCGGTGCCTCCAATATTTAGGAAAGAGAGATGTTTCGGTTTAATACTGGCATCCCCACCGGGAATGATGGTTGACTGGACCCCATAAAATTTTTCTCAATAAAAAATTTTTTTGGGCATCCTTGATGCCGAACTGCGCTTTAACGCTACCAGGTTGCCATTTTTTAGGTTTTTGTTTTGCTGATTCTGAGTCTTCCACAACACAATCGAGTAAAACTTGTTGGGAGTATTGCTTCGTCTCTCTCCATTTTTAGAGAGCCACTTGCCTTCTACACCCATTTACTATTTTGGCACTAATCCGATACAAAAAAGCTAACTCATGCTAACAGCCCTTGCTGCTTTTTCTTCCTGCTTCACCCTATTCGTGTCGGCACGATCTAGTCCACAGGCTTTCTTGTTTGGGTGTATCTAACCGTACCATTAAGTATTTAGGCTTGGTTATCACCCAAAATACCTATCAATAATAGCATTTTTCTGTCTGCCCTGTCAGCCGAATCTTAGACGACTGGCTCTTTAAGGACTTATAGTCTCAAGACTGTCTGCCGGCTCTCAGGTTTTTCTGTCAATGAGTAGATATAAATCTTGAGCCAACGTGAGCATCTGTTAGGTTTGGTTAGGAAAACACTAACTAGCTATTAACCTTTGTCTGACACAGCCTCTCTGGTATGGGAAACAGCGGTATGGTCAAAACCCAGGCAGTAGTCTACCTTGGGCAACCCAAAATATTTAGTTTAGTTAAATTTGATTTTGGGGATTGCGTTCACTAAGTCGCTGCCACAATGTCTGATACAGTGTTTCTGGCACTGTTCCATGTAGCGATCGCCCTAATCTATTTTTTTTCTGAGCCGCTTGCAGGCAGTCAGTTTCAGGGCAAATATAGGCTGAACGCCCCATGCCCTGATCTAATTGTACCTTCCCAGATGGAAAGATGCGGACAATCCGCCAAAACTCTTCTTTTGGTCTTACCCGGCGACAACTAATACAACGGCGATAGTTTGGTTTCATCGGGTTTTTTCAGTCAGTTCAGGGATTTCTAGTGCTGTTACTAGCCCTCAAATTAGTTCTTGCTAATTTTGGCACTTACTAAATTTCTTCTAGTTTACCGTCAAAATTTCACAGTTAAGGGACGATACCTCAAATTAGTTGAAAATTAATCTTCCTCACTGGTGTCAAATTTGTCAAAATTATCATTTTCTAATGCTAATTCTTCTTGTTCCTCTGCTTCTAGTAGTTCCTCCTGGTCATTTTCATCATCCTCTGATTGATATTGTGCGCGGACAGCTGCAAATTTAGCATCCTCAGCAGCATAGTCATATTTGGCTTTATCTTTAATGTCAATTTTCCAGCCTGTCAATCTGGCTGCTAATCTCACGTTTTGTCCTTCTTTGCCAATAGCTAAACTCAGTTGATCTTCTGCTACTAAAACGTGGGTTTGCCGACTTTCGGGGTCCATTAAGCGCACTTCATCGACTCTGGCAGGACTCAAGGCGTTAGCGATATAAGTTGCTGGATCTGGAGACCAGCGAATTACATCTATTTTTTCACCCCGCAATTCATTGACTACTACTTGAATGCGTGATCCCCTCGCGCCAATACAAGCTCCAACTGGATCTACATCTCGATCCAGGGTATCTACTGCTATTTTAGTCCGCGGACCGACATAACGGGAAGGAGGATTTGCTTCTCTAGCTACTGCGACTATTCGCACTACTTCGTCTTCAATTTCTGGGACTTCGTTGGCAAATAAATAAACTACTAACCCAGCATCAGCACGAGATACTAATAACTGTGGACCCCTTTGTTGTCCTTGGGAAACTTTTTTGAGATATACCTTAAAGGTGGTATTGGAACGGTATGTATCATTGGGTAGTTGTTCCCTTTTTGGTAATTCTGCTTCTACTTCTGGCTGACCAAAACCGCTGCTAACTGCCAAAATTACTGATTGTCTTTCAAATCTTAAAACTCTCGCTTGTAAAACGGTACTTTCTAAATCTTGAAATTCTTCTTGCACCATTTGACGTTGTTGATCCCGCAATTTCTGTGCCAGCACTTGTTTAGTTTGCATGGCAGCCATGCGTCCAAATTCTCCTTGATCTGGGGTGACATCTAAGACCACAGAATCACCTGATTGAGCTTCAGGAGCGACTTGTTGTACTTCTTCTAGAGAAATTTGATGGTCGGAGTTACTCACTTGTTCGACTATTGTTTTGGTAGAAAGAACTCGAAATCCTTCTCCTTCAATATCAAGTTCTACTTCAAAATTATCAAAATAATTTTCATCAAATTGTCGGCGCTCTAAATTTTGGGCGCGACGATAACGTTCGTAACCTTTAAGTAATGCTTCTCTAATAGATGATTGCACTGCTAAACGTGGTAAATTTCGCTCGCGGCTAATGCTTTCAATTAAATCTTTTAATCCAGGTAAAGTAACCATTGACATAAGCAACATCTCCTTAATTTTTAAATTTTTATGTCAGCAACCAGCAATTTTTTGTATTTTAAATCTGGGATTTTAGATTTTTATCTAAAACCCTGAATCTAAAACCCTGTATCTAAAATCTCAATTTTAGTTAACTGCCCTCATCGAGTTGCACGCTGGTAACGAGGGAACGGGGTATCTGTACTACACGACCTTTTTGGTTTAAGTAAATTTTTGTTTCATCCCGGCGCATCAAGTTACCAATCCACTCTTGTTTTCCTTCGTAGGGTTCAGAAGTGGAGATCACCACGGGAAATCCTTTAAAGGAAATAAACTCCCTGTCTGTGTTCAATTGTCGGGAAATTCCAGGACTGGAGACTTCCAATACGTAAGCATCTGGAATCATCTCTGTCGCGTCTAAGGAGGCTTCTAAGGCACGGCTCATTCGTTCGCAATCGTCTAAACCAGTGTCCTGTTGAGGGTTACGGATATCTACCCGCAAAACTGGTGGACGTTGGTTGGTATGAAAAACTATGCCAACTACTTCCAAACCCAGTTCTTCTGCTACTGGTTTCGCCAATTCAATAATTTGTGGAACTAAAGGATGAGTCATGGGAAAATTCAATAAAAAAAGTGGGCTTCTACCCACTTCCGGCGATAGGGATATCTTCCAAGAAGTCTTGTGACGAACCTGTGTTGGTTCGCCCCTAACATGAGTGTAGCGTATTTTTTTCGTTAGTCATTAGTGATTGGTGATTGGTGACTGGTGATTGGTGATTGGGTTATTATTTTACCTATACACCCATACACCCATACACTCCTACACTCTAAAGCTTTTATCAATAACTTTGGTAACAGGCGCTTGCGATCGCATCCTTCTTGTTTGCTCGATAATTTGCTCAATATCTTCTTGGGATAGACGTTGAACATAATTAATTTTCACTTCTTCTAAAAAGTCATTGAGTAAACTTTGAATCTCTAAAATTACGTGCTTTTCCTGAATTTCTCCCCCTAAAACCGTAGTAAATTTTTCCACTAACTGACTAGAAAGTTGGGCTGCAACTGGATCTTTAAAGGCGCTAACCAAGGCAAGATATAGGTTTGTGGTGATTTGATTGGCCAATTTTTCACTTAGCTGATTTTGTGCCTGTCCTACTCCTGGCAGCATGAGCAGGTTACGATAAACAGGTACTTGCCCAAAAGCAAGTTCGATATTGTGCCGCAAAATGGCATTCATTTCTGGTTGGATTTTTGGTAAGACTTGATTAACGATGGTTTGTATTAACAGTCCTGAAAGTGCTTCTACTTCGTTAATATTATTAATATCAATGTAGGCACGCTCTTTTTCCGGTTGTAATAACCACCTGGTAATATCACCGCGCTGTATTGAAACCTGCATTTGGTTAATTACCCGCACTACTACAATTTCTGTGATTTCTTCGGCAAAATTGGCTACTATACCTTGGTGAATTTGCCTTCTCACTAAATGTAGATCAATTAACCCGGCTTGATCTAGACGAACTAATACTGGTAAAACTCGCAACCAACGCCAAAAGGGAATTACTAAAAAGAGGTCATACCAACGCCATAAAATTGCTTCTAACCAGCTTAAATGGCGATTTTGACGTTTTATATAAAAAGTACGTAATAGCAATTCTAAGCCAAATATCACCACAAACGGTAAATCAATTAACCAAAAATCATCTATAAATTCGCCATTTTCGCCTATTTTGCGGTAATAGTTCGCAGCAATCCCAGGACGAATTTGCTGGTTGAAAAAATTAATTTCTTGTATCCAACCCCGTTTAGATAAATATTCCGCACTCCAAAAAGTATCCAAGGCGCGTTTTGCTGATTCTTGGCCGATGTGTTCCCGCATCCGGTTTTTAATTTTTTCCAGAGTTCCACTTTTACCCGCACTTGCAAAGGGATTACTATCAATCATCTCGTTGCTCAAACGGCTGATTTCTGCTAACTTGGTTTTTACTTGAAGGGAGTTTAATCCGGTTTGGCTAACTTGTGCTTCTAAAGCAGCTACTGTTTCTAGATAATTTTTCGTGTCTCGATGGGGTTCAATACCTTTAATCGGGTCATAAATCTGGGTGATTTGGGGAAGTTGGCGAAAATAGAAATCCCGCCAAGGTACGTAACTCAAATCAAATAACACTAACCCTAAGTTAACACTGGCTGCGATCGCCATTAACTTTTCCAACCATAGATTAGCTTGTTTTCGAGGTTTTAATTTATTCATTATTAGTTAATTTTTATACTCAATATTAAGTCTTTCTCTTCTTTAGTTTAATATATTGCTTAATTATCCCCTTCTTGATTACAATTTCTGTATAATGTCTGTACTTAATCAAGGGGTCATGTAAAAAAATATTATATATTTTTACAAATATGTGTTATCTGATAAATATATGAACATTTTTATTGTAATAAATATTGAGGTAGATACCAAATACACGACTTACTTCAAAAAGTATCTTTTGCAAATGGGTGTAAGGTTTTAGGTTTTTATCTAGCTCATATTTTTGGTTTTTACAGCAGTTTTCATGTCTTTAGACCACAGTAAAGGCGAAGCATTCGGATGATAGTCTTAGGTAAAAACCGATAATTAATTGTCCGAATGCTTCGCCCCTACATTGTTGACGCGAAACCTAAATCAAAATGTGGTTTATTTACCTGAAAATAGCTGTAATACGATGATTAGCCGTAACATTACAACAGTGGAAATTACCACATTTCCACTAAAAATCAAACAATAACAAATAGGAAAAATCTGTTTATATGTCAAACTTCCAAAAAAATGATCTGCCAACTTTATTAGTTACAGGTGGCGCAGGATTTATAGGAGCTAACTTTGTTCTCCAAGCTAGAAAAAATCAATGGGCTAATATCATTAATTTAGATAAACTGACTTATGCTAGTAATCTACAAAATTTAGCTGAATTACAAGATGATCCCAATTATGCTTTTATTCAAGGAGATATTGGTAACTTTGAATTAGTCAGTTATTTGTTAGAAAAATATCAACCAGATGCAGTAATCAACTTTGCTGCGGAAACTCATGTAGATCGTTCAATTATCACTCCCATTAATTTTATTCAAACTAACGTAATGGGAACATTCCATTTATTAGAAGCAAGTAAAGTTTATTGGCAAAACTTAAAATCAGAAAAACAAGAAAAATTCCGATTTTTGCATATATCTACCGATGAAGTTTATGGTTCTTTAAATACAGATGATCCAGCTTTTCGAGAAGATACACCTTATGCACCAAATAGTCCTTATGCAGCTTCTAAAGCTAGTGCAGATCATTTAGTTAGATCCTACTATCACACCTATAATTTACCTACTTTAACTACTAATTGTTCTAATAATTATGGACCGTTACAGTTTCCTGAAAAACTGATTCCTTTGATGATACTTAATGCTTTAAATAAGAAACCTTTACCTATTTATGGTGATGGTCAAAATGTGAGAGATTGGTTATATGTAGGTGATCACTGTGATGCTATTTATTTGGTTTTAAAAGAAGGTAAAATCGGCGAAAGTTATAACGTGGGTGGATTAAATGAACAAACTAACTTAGTAGTTGTGAATAAAATTTGTGAGATTTTAGAGAAGTTAGCGCCGAAAGATAATTTTCAATATTCTTCGTTAATTACCTTTATTAAAGATCGTCTTGGACATGATCGCCGTTATGCAATTGATTGTAGTAAAATCACAAAAGAATTAGGATGGCAACCCAAGGAAAATTTTGATAGTGGTTTGTTAAAAACTGTGCAATGGTATCTTGACAATTCAGCTTGGGTAGAATCTATTTTTACAGGAGAATATCAAAACTGGATTCAGAAAAATTACGAAAGTCGTTAAAGGAGTAGGGGTAATTCATGAATTACCCCTACTTCCGTTTTATTTTGCGTAAGTCCTGGATTTATTTAGTAATAATTAATTCGCTGTATAAGGAAGATAAAATGAAGGGTATTATTCTCGCAGGTGGTTCTGGTACAAGACTTTATCCCTTAACTCAAGTTGTCAGTAAACAATTAATGTCGGTTTATGACAAACCGATGATTTATTATCCGTTATCGGTGTTAATGTTAGCTGGAATTAGAGAAATTTTAATTATTTCCACACCCACAGATTTACCTCTTTTTCAAAGATTACTAAAAGATGGTAGTCAATGGGGTTTAAAGTTTAGTTATGTGGAACAACCAAAACCAGAAGGTTTAGCACAAGCTTTTATTTTGGGGAAAGATTTTATCAAAAATGATTCAGTGTGTTTAATTTTGGGAGATAATATTTTTTATGGTCATGGTTTCACAGAAGTTTTAACCCGTGCTGCTCAATTGCAAAATGGAGGTTTAGTTTT contains:
- the rimP gene encoding ribosome maturation factor RimP → MTHPLVPQIIELAKPVAEELGLEVVGIVFHTNQRPPVLRVDIRNPQQDTGLDDCERMSRALEASLDATEMIPDAYVLEVSSPGISRQLNTDREFISFKGFPVVISTSEPYEGKQEWIGNLMRRDETKIYLNQKGRVVQIPRSLVTSVQLDEGS
- the nusA gene encoding transcription termination factor NusA: MSMVTLPGLKDLIESISRERNLPRLAVQSSIREALLKGYERYRRAQNLERRQFDENYFDNFEVELDIEGEGFRVLSTKTIVEQVSNSDHQISLEEVQQVAPEAQSGDSVVLDVTPDQGEFGRMAAMQTKQVLAQKLRDQQRQMVQEEFQDLESTVLQARVLRFERQSVILAVSSGFGQPEVEAELPKREQLPNDTYRSNTTFKVYLKKVSQGQQRGPQLLVSRADAGLVVYLFANEVPEIEDEVVRIVAVAREANPPSRYVGPRTKIAVDTLDRDVDPVGACIGARGSRIQVVVNELRGEKIDVIRWSPDPATYIANALSPARVDEVRLMDPESRQTHVLVAEDQLSLAIGKEGQNVRLAARLTGWKIDIKDKAKYDYAAEDAKFAAVRAQYQSEDDENDQEELLEAEEQEELALENDNFDKFDTSEED
- the rfbB gene encoding dTDP-glucose 4,6-dehydratase yields the protein MSNFQKNDLPTLLVTGGAGFIGANFVLQARKNQWANIINLDKLTYASNLQNLAELQDDPNYAFIQGDIGNFELVSYLLEKYQPDAVINFAAETHVDRSIITPINFIQTNVMGTFHLLEASKVYWQNLKSEKQEKFRFLHISTDEVYGSLNTDDPAFREDTPYAPNSPYAASKASADHLVRSYYHTYNLPTLTTNCSNNYGPLQFPEKLIPLMILNALNKKPLPIYGDGQNVRDWLYVGDHCDAIYLVLKEGKIGESYNVGGLNEQTNLVVVNKICEILEKLAPKDNFQYSSLITFIKDRLGHDRRYAIDCSKITKELGWQPKENFDSGLLKTVQWYLDNSAWVESIFTGEYQNWIQKNYESR
- a CDS encoding YlxR family protein — its product is MKPNYRRCISCRRVRPKEEFWRIVRIFPSGKVQLDQGMGRSAYICPETDCLQAAQKKNRLGRSLHGTVPETLYQTLWQRLSERNPQNQI
- the infB gene encoding translation initiation factor IF-2, producing MNNGKVRIYELSKELNLDNKELLAICDQLNIAVKSHSSTISETEAEQIRQAAEKLPATSVTPKKELGTNSHKPNSQKTGSRNRPAAPHKQQILEIRKPKILRNTTSNASEASVATNSQIASSDSVNGEVTANSPSPPRPFATPVSPMKPTAPTRPVPRNQSETPQKPVAETDHKPSIQPAPEKIKPEKPEKPAGHRPKPEKPQKPQLVGPPARPLEEKASATEQLSPTEKPILKRDRQQRREEEREHSKPRGNKGTSEQTPQKQGRSTPSPVKPEHRGSKSAPTPSTDVQRPSRPTRPAEPVAAMPVATPPKPMSGGAKKEVLVDEPIAPALLDLKRPTPPRPAKGGKKWQDEEIIDEIKEKAKVGLKGKRAKPIIDDDFEEDDLLDEEGLEIPATIQVSLSIARPPKPKAARPAQQPTLAVSAPTKNKKSGSQRDQNRRQQEVEVKRDRPEKLVVTGPMTVQELADALVIADTEIVKILFMKGMAVSITQNLDIPTITLVAKELEVEVETAEPEAEARKVTEMIDIEDLDHLIRRPPVVTIMGHVDHGKTTLLDSIRKTKVAAGEAGGITQHIGAYHVDVEHDGKQQQIVFLDTPGHEAFTAMRARGARVTDIAILVVAADDGVRPQTVEAISHAQAAGVPIVVAINKIDKEGAQPERVKQELTNYGLTAEDWGGETIMVPVSAIRGENLDILLEMVLLVAEVAELSANPDRVAKGTVIEAHLDKAKGAVATLLIQNGTLRVGDMLVAGSAFGKVRAMVDDRGKRVEVATPSCAVEVLGLSDVPAAGDEFEVFENEKEARAIAADRADKQRQSRLLQGRVTLTTLSAQAQEGELKELNLILKGDVQGSVEAIIGSLKQIPQNEVQIRMLLATAGEITETDIDLAAASNAVIIGFNTTYASGARQAADEAGVDVREYNIIYKLLEDIQGALEGLLEPELVEEPLGQTEVRAVFPVGRGAVAGCYVQSGKLVRNCKVRVRRGSKVIYEGILDSLKRMKEDVREVNSGYECGIGIDKFHDWAENDIIEAYQMVTKRRTLTLTK